In Acipenser ruthenus chromosome 6, fAciRut3.2 maternal haplotype, whole genome shotgun sequence, the following proteins share a genomic window:
- the LOC117410531 gene encoding CD109 antigen-like, giving the protein MSWFRALGVFCIIFTSTAPHYSSASTYLVTTPKFIRPGVRHSVAVSLLKDSPSQVRVTADIFNGKVLVVSGEDTLQQGSTKLLVLPPIPMDSTADESQYTLLVNGYDGVKQVFTDSTSLVFHSKRFSTFIQTDKSQYKPRQGVKIRVISLYSDLKPYKAQVNIVVKDPQGNFIEQWLSIDSHLGVVSKEFQLSDNPPLGSWTIEATVDGVMSSSPFIVAQYVLPKFEVEMRTQSIYYVPDMEDINGTVTAKYTYGKPVNGTLTVTLSLNAYIEGMNINITKTMPIDGSADFSFSYADFDNYTRYREMEFYYYQPTALSVTATVTESLTGITRNTSTAIGTSVSKYNLQFYGNPSVLRPSLNFTAYLKLTSYNNKSLTTEERKNNVTISVSQATYLPSYSGKEVFRMFKNNSDLPGPDEELDFKQFLNDSGLQEPGPTESIISYAVPENGIITINLPIMAKATSLNIEAQFQGFRQYLYISAFHSPSNSYVQIQKPSSTPKVGTPFQLTVESNELIKELQYTVVSRGQVVAVGKETSASFLVTPTDSWAPTACMIVYYVRDDGEVVNDFLELSISSVFKNKVSLSWSKTQVKPSESVSLGVTVTEPMSLVGILVVDKSAQLLQNGNDITGDMVVKEQAGYDAEDNNYFYGQPPADPLSVFQKCNLLVMTDAEVHNYYQPIFYMVRPELVMKELDKSSEPRVRTYFPETWIWLDTNTSASTNATLNVIVPDSITSWVASAFVISEGLGLGLTSSPAELEVFQPFFLSLNLPYSVIRGEQFVLEVTIFNYLDQALEATVTVDKSDALEFNVSGNSANAVDNKQKVSVPSQNGITVLFPIKPKQLGEIAITVKATSPAASDAVTQTVLVKAEGIEQSFSQSLLLDLVGNGQQTVSKDVNFTFPADVVKGSERAYLTLVGDLLGPSIAGLESLIQMPYGCGEQNMINFAPNIYVLQYLIKTKQVKEDIKTKAISFMTQGYQRELTYQRMDGSFSAFGDGDSSGSTWLSAFVLRCFLQARQFIYIDPTVLSKTIEWIIPQQNPTGEFREPGRVIHSELQGGQNGPLSLTAYVLMALLEDETYKSYYQSAVLGAVSYLENWLAEGISNNYTLSLVTYALSLANSTLAKTALDELNSRAEKDGGLMFWSSPMVGGSHFWQPRSTDIELASYALLSHLKQKRLAEGIPVMKWLSQQRNHLGGYSSTQDTVIALQALSGFAALSMSQDVGLTVTVSGTGLTFLAIFHIDSTNLLLLQKQQIEVQQSMSVNVKAVGNGFAIFQFNVFYNVKNKLSRRRRDTGNQEGFDLSIAVIDNVDDLNHVSLHICTRLLENQNMSQSGMVLMEVGLLSGFILVEDGIATNEMIKKVETGSGKVFLYLDSLSTSQVCLDIPAIRDSKISNAQDAVVLIYDYYEPSRMAVRTYRSEVMQSISSCDFCGKDCELCRSNVMADDVTTAGSAAVPIHYTAVVTSIFAGVLFLIQLI; this is encoded by the exons ATGAGTTGGTTTCGAGCGCTGGGTGTTTTCTGCATTATATTTACCAGCACTGCACCACACTATTCTTCTGCAAG TACATATTTGGTCACAACGCCAAAATTCATCCGTCCTGGTGTCAGACATTCTGTAGCTGTTTCACTTCTGAAGGACAGCCCTTCTCAGGTCAGAGTGACGGCAGACATTTTTAATGGAAAAGTCCTTGTGGTTTCTGGTGAAGACACTTTGCAGCAAG GTTCCACTAAACTGCTTGTACTTCCACCa ATTCCTATGGACTCCACTGCTGATGAATCCCAGTATACTCTGTTAGTGAATGGCTATGATGGCGTGAAGCAGGTGTTCACTGACAGCACATCACTGGTGTTTCATTCAAAAAGGTTCTCTACCTTTATCCAGACTGACAAGTCTCAATACAAACCAAGGCAAGGGGTGAAGATCCGAGTTATATCACTTTACTCTGACCTGAAACCCTACAAGGCCCAAGTCAACATTGTTGTAAAG GACCCTCAGGGTAATTTCATAGAGCAGTGGCTGTCGATAGACAGTCATCTGGGTGTTGTATCAAAAGAGTTTCAGTTATCTGATAACCCTCCTCTTGGAAGCTGGACCATTGAAGCTACAGTAGAC GGAGTGATGAGTAGCAGTCCATTCATTGTAGCTCAATATG TGCTGCCTAAATTTGAAGTAGAGATGAGGACCCAGTCTATTTACTATGTTCCAGACATGGAGGATATAAATGGCACAGTCACAGCAAA ATACACCTATGGGAAGCCTGTAAATGGAACTCTGACTGTTACTTTATCATTAAACGCCTACATTGAGGGAATGAACATTAACATTACTAAAACAATGCCA ATTGACGGGTCAGCTGATTTTAGTTTCTCTTACGCAGACTTTGATAACTACACCAGATATAGAGAAATGGAGTTTTATTACTATCAACCTACAGCTTTGTCAGTTACTGCAACTGTGACGGAGTCTCTAACAG gaaTAACACGTAACACAAGCACAGCTATAGGTACCTCCGTCTCTAAATATAATTTGCAGTTTTATGGAAATCCATCAGTATTGAGGCCTTCATTAAACTTTACAGCCTAC CTTAAACTCACTTCATATAACAATAAGTCACTGACCACAGAAGAGAGAAAGAACAATGTGACTATTTCTGTAAGCCAAGCAACCTATTTACCCTCATACTCTGGTAAGGAAGTGTTTAGGATGTTTAAGAACAATTCGGATTTGCCAGGACCGGACGAAGAGCTCGACTTCAAGCAGTTTCTGAACGATTCAGGTTTGCAAGAACCAGGACCAACAGAGTCCATTATCAGTTACGCCGTTCCAGAAAATGGGATTATAACGATCAACCTCCCTATTATGGCCAAAGCAACAAGTTTAAACATTGAG gCACAATTCCAGGGCTTCAGGCAGTATCTTTATATCAGTGCATTTCACTCTCCCAGCAATTCTTATGTCCAGATACAGAAGCCCAGTTCAACTCCTAAG GTTGGAACTCCTTTTCAGCTTACAGTGGAAAGCAATGAACTGATAAAGGAGCTACAGTATACG GTCGTGTCTAGAGGACAGGTGGTCGCGGTGGGTAAAGAGACCTCAGCTTCGTTTCTGGTGACTCCCACAGATTCCTGGGCTCCTACTGCCTGCATGATAGTGTACTACGTTCGAGATGATGGGGAGGTGGTCAATGACTTCCTAGAGTTATCCATTAGCAGCGTCTTTAAAAACAAG GTCTCACTGTCTTGGAGTAAAACTCAAGTCAAGCCCTCTGAGTCTGTCTCTCTCGGGGTTACTGTGACAGAGCCCATGTCTTTAGTTGGGATTTTAGTTGTTGATAAAAGTGCACAGCTTCTTCAAAATGGAAATGACATCACAGGGGATATG GTGGTCAAAGAACAAGCTGGATATGATGCGGAGGATAATAACTATTTCTATGGTCAGCCTCCAGCAGACCCTCTGTCTGTTTTTCAG AAATGTAACCTGTTGGTGATGACAGATGCTGAAGTTCATAATTATTATCAACCCATATTTT ATATGGTTCGTCCAGAACTTGTTATGAAGGAACTAGACAAATCAAGTGAGCCACGAGTCAGAACCTACTTTCCAGAGACCTGGATCTGGTTGGACACCAATACAAG CGCCTCAACGAATGCAACTCTTAATGTGATTGTGCCTGATAGCATCACGTCCTGGGTTGCCAGTGCTTTTGTCATCTCTGAGGGTCTCGGGCTGGGATTGACCAGCTCTCCTGCAGAG CTGGAGGTTTTCCAGCCCTTCTTCTTGTCTCTGAATCTTCCATACTCAGTTATCAGAGGAGAACAGTTTGTCTTGGAAGTAACCATCTTTAACTACCTGGACCAAGCTCTTGAG GCAACGGTGACTGTCGACAAAAGTGATGCCCTTGAGTTCAACGTTTCTGGGAACAGTGCTAATGCAGTGGATAACAAGCAGAAAGTGTCTGTGCCGAGTCAAAATGGCATCACAGTTCTCTTCCCCATTAAACCCAAGCAGCTTGGAGAGATTGCAATCACTGTGAAAGCCACGTCACCTGCTGCTTCTGATGCAGTCACGCAGACAGTTTTAGTGAAG GCCGAAGGAATTGAACAGTCATTTTCTCAGTCTTTGCTTTTGGATCTAGTTGGAAATGGGCAGCAAACTGTGTCCAAAGATGTTAACTTTACTTTCCCTGCAGATGTAGTGAAAGGCAGTGAAAGAGCTTATTTAACTCTTGTTG gggaTCTCCTGGGTCCATCTATCGCTGGTCTTGAGTCACTTATCCAGATGCCCTATGGATGTGGAGAACAGAACATGATCAACTTTGCTCCCAATATTTATGTTCTTCAGTATTTAATTAAGACAAAACAAGTAAAGGAGGATATTAAGACTAAAGCCATATCCTTTATGACTCAAG gttatcagcgagaactgacCTACCAGAGAATGGATGGCTCTTTTAGTGCTTTTGGTGATGGTGATTCTTCTGGAAGTACTTG GTTGTCTGCCTTTGTGCTCAGATGCTTCCTGCAAGCCCGTCAGTTCATCTATATTGACCCAACAGTGCTATCCAAAACAATAGAGTGGATTATACCCCAGCAGAATCCTACTGGGGAGTTCAGAGAGCCAGGGAGGGTCATTCACTCTGAGCTGCAGGGAGGACAGAACGGTCCACTGTCTCTTACTGCTTATGTATTGATGGCACTCTTAGAAGACGAGACATACAAG agcTATTATCAGAGTGCAGTATTAGGAGCTGTGTCGTACTTGGAGAATTGGCTTGCAGAGGGAATCTCCAATAACTACACTCTGTCTCTGGTGACGTATGCTTTGTCTCTGGCAAACAGTACTCTTGCAAAGACTGCCCTGGATGAGCTGAACAGTAGAGCGGAAAAGGATG GTGGCTTGATGTTCTGGTCCAGTCCCATGGTGGGTGGGTCCCACTTTTGGCAGCCTCGCTCCACAGATATAGAGCTGGCTTCCTACGCACTGCTGTCTCATTTGAAACAAAAGCGGCTTGCCGAGGGAATCCCTGTCATGAAATGGCTGAGCCAGCAGAGGAACCACTTGGGAGGATACTCGTCTACTCAG GACACAGTAATAGCTCTACAGGCTTTGTCAGGATTTGCAGCTCTCTCAATGTCACAAGATGTGGGGCTTACGGTTACAGTCAGTGGAACAGGCCTAACGTTTCTAGCCATATTCCACATTGATTCAACAAACCTTTTACTGCTACAGAAGCAGCAG ATTGAAGTACAGCAATCGATGTCGGTTAATGTGAAGGCAGTAGGAAATGGATTTGCCATATTTCAG tttaatGTGTTCTACAACGTGAAGAATAAATTATCAAGGAGACGCAGAGATACAGGAAATCAAGAAGGGTTTGATTTAAGTATTGCCGTTATTGACAACGTGGATGACCTGAATCATGTGTCTTTGCACATATGCACACG gctCTTGGAAAATCAGAATATGTCACAAAGTGGAATGGTTTTAATGGAAGTGGGCTTGTTAAGTGGTTTTATTCTTGTAGAAGATGGAATTGCCACAAATGAAATGATCAAAAAAGTAGAAACTGGCTCTGGAAAAGTGTTCCTGTACTTGGATTCA CTGAGTACATCCCAGGTTTGTCTTGATATCCCAGCTATAAGAGACTCCAAAATCTCCAATGCCCAAGATGCTGTGGTGCTGATATATGATTACTACGAGCCTA GCAGAATGGCTGTCAGGACTTACCGATCTGAAGTAATGCAGAGCATATCTTCATGTGATTTCTGTGGAAAGGACTGTGAACTGTGCAGGTCGAATGTAATGGCTGATGATGTCACCACAGCTGGTTCTGCAGCGGTTCCCATACATTACACTGCTGTCGTCACCAGTATATTTgcaggtgttttgtttttaattcaactAATTTAG